ACCCCTTCTAATCTTAATAACGTTAATTTTATCATATTCTACAGTAAGAATGATGGTTTCATCAAAAATTGTCCGTTTTTTTTCGTTTTTTAATTCATATATCTGAATTTTTCTACGACCACAGGTTGCAATTGCTTCCCTTGCAGCGCTTCTAATACTGTATCTTCCAGCAGCTCCATGCGAGCTACCATTGAGTTCGGTTTTTTCTCTGGTGCATCTTGGCCGAATGGGACGAAGTAGATGTTTTTCGTTGCCATTAGGCGCATGAGATTTACCCCATTTAATCCTAAAGCATCATTCGTCGAAACTGCCAATACGACAGGCTTGCCATTTCTTAGCGTCGCTTTTGCTGCCATTAGTACTGGAGAGTCTGTCATTGCATTTGCAAATTTACTCATAGAATTCCCTGTTAGTGGTGCAATTACCATACAATCTAGTGGAATTTTAGGTCCTAGTGGTTCTGCACCAACGATTGAATTAATTGCTTTAAAACCTGTTATTTCTTCAATCTTCTTAATCCACTCTGCTCCCTCTCCAAATCTAGTATTTGTTGATTGAACAGTGTAAGAAACAACAGGACGTACTTCTGCTCCCTCAGCAATTAATTTTTCTAAATGAGGCATTACTTCTTCGTACGTACAATGTGAACCTGTAAATCCGAAACCAATTCGTTTCCCCTTCAAACTCATTTCTTTTCCTCCTCCTTTGCGATTGCATCTGCTGCTAATAACTGAGAAAGAACATTTGCTAAAATTTGCCCAGCCGTTTTTGGGGCAACAATACCTGGTAATCCAGGTGCTAGCAATGCTTTGACTCCTCTTTTTTCCGCATATCTAAAGTCGGTACCGCCTGGTTTAGAAGCTAAATCAATCACTAGCGTATGAGCTGGCATTTTTGCAATAACATTCGCTGTTACAACGAGGTGCGGAATCGTATTAATTACAATATCGACATTTCCTACTTCTTTCTCTATGTCTTGCATATGAAAAGGAGAAAACATCATTTCTGTAATACGTGCAATATGTTCAGATCGTCTTGCTCCAACTTTGACATGGGCTCCTAATGATTGAAATGCTCTCGCAACACTCATTCCTGTTCTACCAAATCCTAGAACCATTACATTGGACCCATGAATTGTATAGTCGGTATGTTGAATTACCATCATTAATGTACCTTCTACCGTTGGAATAGAATTGTATATTGCTACATCATCACGATCAAATAATTTAACAAGTTTTCGGTTCGTAGTAGATACGAGATTTTCCAAGTAAGGTGTACCAATACCTGAATATATAGTAAAGTGTTCTGGTGTATTTTCAATTTGTTCTTTCGTTATTGAAACTTTTTCATTTGAAAAAATAGTATCTACTTCTCCTTTGGCATTTGTACCTGCAACCGGCAAAATAATTGCGTCTACAGAAGTGAAATCTAAATTTTGTATACTTTCTTTTGCTGCCCCTGTGAAACCATGATCTAACTGATCAAAACCTATCAAAGAAAGTTTCGCATCCAATTCAACTAGCTTACGAATTACTTCTAGCTGCCTTGCATCTCCTCCTATGACAGCAATATGCATCTCAGTCAACATTCCCTAATTCACCTTCTTTTTCTGTCATTTATAAGAAAAGTGCCTACTTTTTCTTTTTCCTCCACATCATATGTAATGTACGAGTTTATGGTGATTGAAAATCCAAATGCACATATGATTTATCAGGTTTCTATGTAGATACAAAAAAAGATGACCAAAATGGCCATCCTTCACTCCGAATTTGAATGATCTATACTATCACAAAGAAGCATATCATGTCCGACTTTCTTTATTTGACTCCATGCCACCCTTACTTCTTGTGGTTCCTTTTTAAAGCCTCCCCACTTCCCTACAGGTATTATAAGTGTTTGTATTTGCCCGTCTTTCTCATTAATCTCTAAATCCATATAACCTAAGACTCCCATTTTTTCCGCTTTTTCTATATCTACAACCTCTTTACCACTTAATTCACTTAATCGCATACACACTCCACTCCCCCTACTGAATTTTTCATTTGCATTGTCTATAATTAGTACCTATTCTATATGTATAAAAAAAATAACCTTCTCTCTTTTAAAAAGAGAGAAGGTTATTTTCAGGTACATTGTAAAAGTTGATTATAGTTTTATTCCTCTTGGAAGTTTTCCGTCTGGACTAATAAGTGCCGCAGAGAACTCGTCAGTAAACATATTGCGAATTAATCCGTCCACATTTTCTTTTGTTACAGTGTTTACACTTTCAATAATCTCATCAAGTGAACGATGTTTACGAAGAAGCAATTCATTTTTACCGTTACGGCTCATACGGCTATTCGTACTTTCTAAACTTAACATTAAGTTTCCTTTTAGTTGCTCTTTACTATTAATAAGCTCTTTTTCTGTAATACCTGTATTTTTCAATGTTTCTAATGTTTCTTGCATTGTTTCATACAGTGTATCTAATTGTTGGCTACCTGTTCCACCATACAGTGTTAACATACCTGTATCTTCATAAGAAGAATGGTAAGAAAATACTGAGTACGCTAACCCACGTTGCTCACGTACTTCTTGGAATAAACGGCTACTCATACTACCGCCTAACACGTTATTTAATACGATTAAGTTATAAATATCTTCGTGTCCCATTTGTAAGCCTTTATATCCTAAACATAAATGAGCTTGTTCTGTTTCCTTTTTACGTGCTACCTTATTAAAATGGAAAATTGGGCTATGTACTTGTTCACGGTTTGTTGTTCCTTCATAACTACCGAAATATTGCTCTACCGTTTGTAAGAAGGCTTCATCAATATTTCCTGCAACTGAAACAACTACATTTTCAGGTGTGTAATGATCCTTAATATATTGGCGTAGTGTATCACCTGTAAACGTATTAAGCGTTTCTTCTGTTCCTAAAATAGGATACCCAAGCGGATGCGTTTCATATGTTGCTTTCGTTAACATATCATGCACAATATCATCTGGAGCATCTTCGTACATTTTAATTTCTTCACATACAACATTCTTCTCTTTTTTCAGTTCTTCTTCATCAAATGTTGAATTAAAGAACATGTCTGCTAATACATCTAAAGCATATTTAGCATGCTCATCTAGCACTTTTGCATAGTAACAAGTGTATTCTTTTGAAGTAAAAGCATTCACTTGCCCACCAATGCTATCAAATGATTCTGCAATTTCGCGTGCACTACGTGTTTCCGTCCCTTTAAAGAACATATGCTCTAAAAAGTGAGAAATCCCGTTATTTTTTTCATTTTCATTTCTTGATCCTGCATGGATCCAAATACCAATCGCAACCGATCTTACAGTTGGTATATTCTCCATAACTATTCTTACACCATTTTTACAAGTATATTTTTTAATCAAAAACTTTCCTCCTACTGCCAGTTTCTCTAAATAAGTGCTATTATTTAATGATAACAAGTTTAAGGATGAATGTCAT
This genomic interval from Bacillus thuringiensis contains the following:
- the dpaB gene encoding dipicolinate synthase subunit B, which gives rise to MSLKGKRIGFGFTGSHCTYEEVMPHLEKLIAEGAEVRPVVSYTVQSTNTRFGEGAEWIKKIEEITGFKAINSIVGAEPLGPKIPLDCMVIAPLTGNSMSKFANAMTDSPVLMAAKATLRNGKPVVLAVSTNDALGLNGVNLMRLMATKNIYFVPFGQDAPEKKPNSMVARMELLEDTVLEALQGKQLQPVVVEKFRYMN
- the dpaA gene encoding dipicolinic acid synthetase subunit A; protein product: MLTEMHIAVIGGDARQLEVIRKLVELDAKLSLIGFDQLDHGFTGAAKESIQNLDFTSVDAIILPVAGTNAKGEVDTIFSNEKVSITKEQIENTPEHFTIYSGIGTPYLENLVSTTNRKLVKLFDRDDVAIYNSIPTVEGTLMMVIQHTDYTIHGSNVMVLGFGRTGMSVARAFQSLGAHVKVGARRSEHIARITEMMFSPFHMQDIEKEVGNVDIVINTIPHLVVTANVIAKMPAHTLVIDLASKPGGTDFRYAEKRGVKALLAPGLPGIVAPKTAGQILANVLSQLLAADAIAKEEEKK
- a CDS encoding YlmC/YmxH family sporulation protein produces the protein MRLSELSGKEVVDIEKAEKMGVLGYMDLEINEKDGQIQTLIIPVGKWGGFKKEPQEVRVAWSQIKKVGHDMLLCDSIDHSNSE
- a CDS encoding M16 family metallopeptidase, whose translation is MIKKYTCKNGVRIVMENIPTVRSVAIGIWIHAGSRNENEKNNGISHFLEHMFFKGTETRSAREIAESFDSIGGQVNAFTSKEYTCYYAKVLDEHAKYALDVLADMFFNSTFDEEELKKEKNVVCEEIKMYEDAPDDIVHDMLTKATYETHPLGYPILGTEETLNTFTGDTLRQYIKDHYTPENVVVSVAGNIDEAFLQTVEQYFGSYEGTTNREQVHSPIFHFNKVARKKETEQAHLCLGYKGLQMGHEDIYNLIVLNNVLGGSMSSRLFQEVREQRGLAYSVFSYHSSYEDTGMLTLYGGTGSQQLDTLYETMQETLETLKNTGITEKELINSKEQLKGNLMLSLESTNSRMSRNGKNELLLRKHRSLDEIIESVNTVTKENVDGLIRNMFTDEFSAALISPDGKLPRGIKL